Proteins encoded together in one Otariodibacter oris window:
- a CDS encoding sodium-dependent transporter, producing the protein MSSVQSSNSPKRETFSSRGVFILAAIGSAVGLGNIWRFPYITYDNGGGAFIIPYLVALLTAGIPLLFLDYALGHKYRGSAPLAFRRFSKKFETFGWWQVLINVIIAIYYAVILGWAASYTYYSLDSAWGSDPSSFFFKDFLQMADGASVSLDFVGVITGPLIVVWIGILAVLALGVQKGVGKTSVVFIPLLMVMFVVLVITALFLPGAAEGLNALFTPNWEKLTEPSVWIAAYGQIFFSLSICFGIMITYSSYLKKDTDLTGSGLVVGFANSSFELLAGIGVFAALGFMATAAGKEVSEVATSGIGLAFIAFPAIIDQAPFGQAIGVLFFGSLLFAGVTSLISILEVIIAAVQDKLKFGRVKSTAIVCVPMGIISTILFGTTTGLPVLDVLDKFVNNFGIVAVAFFSLVAISFSRRLPMLADHINKTSSNKLGFIWRTVVGIITPIVLGYMLFSEVFKVIEEGYGGYPTWFVNVFGWGMAIGLVVISFILSRTKWKNEEKFVEEE; encoded by the coding sequence TTGTCTAGCGTTCAATCATCAAACTCACCCAAAAGAGAAACTTTCTCTAGTCGTGGTGTTTTCATTTTAGCTGCTATCGGTTCAGCTGTTGGTTTGGGAAATATCTGGCGTTTCCCTTATATTACTTATGATAATGGTGGCGGTGCTTTTATCATCCCATATCTTGTCGCCTTACTTACTGCGGGGATTCCACTGCTCTTTTTAGATTATGCATTAGGGCATAAATATCGTGGTTCTGCACCATTAGCTTTTCGTCGTTTTAGCAAAAAGTTTGAAACATTTGGTTGGTGGCAAGTTTTAATCAATGTGATTATTGCAATTTATTATGCGGTAATTTTAGGTTGGGCTGCCTCTTATACTTACTATTCATTAGATAGTGCTTGGGGTTCAGATCCTTCTAGTTTCTTCTTCAAAGATTTCTTACAAATGGCAGATGGTGCATCGGTTAGCCTAGACTTTGTTGGCGTTATCACAGGCCCATTAATCGTTGTATGGATCGGGATTCTTGCAGTATTAGCTTTAGGTGTTCAAAAAGGGGTAGGAAAAACTTCTGTTGTATTCATCCCACTTTTAATGGTGATGTTCGTCGTACTTGTTATCACAGCACTATTCTTACCAGGAGCAGCTGAGGGTTTAAATGCACTCTTCACACCGAACTGGGAAAAATTGACAGAGCCAAGTGTTTGGATTGCAGCTTATGGCCAGATCTTCTTCTCACTCTCTATCTGTTTCGGTATTATGATCACTTATTCATCTTACTTGAAAAAAGATACTGATTTAACTGGCTCAGGTTTAGTAGTTGGTTTTGCAAATAGTAGTTTTGAATTACTTGCAGGTATCGGAGTATTTGCTGCCCTTGGATTTATGGCAACAGCAGCAGGTAAAGAAGTCAGTGAAGTTGCAACCTCTGGTATCGGGCTAGCCTTTATTGCATTCCCTGCAATTATTGACCAAGCACCATTTGGTCAAGCTATCGGCGTATTGTTCTTCGGTTCATTATTATTTGCAGGTGTTACGTCGTTAATTTCAATTCTTGAAGTAATCATCGCTGCGGTGCAAGATAAATTGAAATTTGGTCGTGTAAAATCAACTGCTATCGTTTGTGTACCAATGGGAATTATTTCTACGATACTATTTGGTACAACAACCGGTTTACCAGTATTAGATGTTTTAGATAAATTTGTGAATAACTTTGGTATCGTAGCTGTGGCATTCTTCTCTCTAGTTGCAATTTCATTTAGCCGTAGATTACCAATGTTAGCTGATCATATTAATAAAACCTCTTCAAATAAATTAGGCTTTATCTGGCGTACCGTAGTGGGCATTATCACCCCAATCGTATTAGGTTATATGTTATTCAGTGAAGTATTTAAAGTGATTGAAGAAGGCTACGGTGGTTACCCAACATGGTTCGTTAATGTCTTTGGTTGGGGAATGGCTATCGGTCTTGTGGTAATTTCATTTATCTTATCGCGTACTAAATGGAAAAATGAAGAAAAATTTGTGGAGGAAGAATAA
- a CDS encoding ArsC family reductase, whose amino-acid sequence MVTVYGIKNCDTVKKAMKWLVDNGQEPQLHDYRVDGLDSAWLAEMAEKFGWEKLVNKRSTTWRNLDEEIKQNLTKEIAMKVLNEQPTLIKRPIVIKDQIALLGFNEKEYQNSFK is encoded by the coding sequence ATGGTAACCGTTTATGGTATAAAAAATTGTGATACAGTGAAAAAAGCGATGAAATGGCTGGTAGATAATGGTCAAGAACCACAATTACACGATTATCGTGTAGATGGTTTAGATTCTGCTTGGCTAGCTGAAATGGCAGAAAAGTTTGGTTGGGAAAAACTCGTCAATAAACGTAGTACAACTTGGCGTAATTTAGATGAAGAAATCAAACAAAATCTCACCAAAGAGATCGCAATGAAAGTGCTGAATGAACAACCTACGCTGATCAAACGCCCGATTGTGATTAAAGATCAAATTGCCCTATTAGGTTTTAACGAAAAAGAGTACCAAAACTCATTCAAATAA
- the folP gene encoding dihydropteroate synthase: MKIAYKNQLGSDRLLDLDTPQIMGILNFTPDSFSDSGKFFSLDKALFQAEKMINEGASIIDIGGESTRPNAPLVTTEEELHRVIPVVEAVRKRFDCLISVDTSKAEVMNEAAKAGMDIINDIRALQEPNALDTAAKLALPVCLMHMQGQPQTMQHNPEYDDVVEEVAEFLNQRIFACLTAGIPKEYIILDMGFGFGKTVQHNYQLLKHLSIFVESGYPVLAGLSRKSMLGHVLNKPVDQRVIGSVTAALLAVQNGARIVRVHDVAETADALKIWQAMQDCE; the protein is encoded by the coding sequence ATGAAAATTGCTTACAAAAACCAATTGGGATCTGACCGCTTGTTAGATCTCGACACCCCTCAAATTATGGGGATCTTAAATTTCACTCCCGATTCTTTCTCAGATTCAGGCAAATTTTTCTCCCTCGACAAAGCCCTTTTTCAAGCAGAAAAAATGATTAACGAAGGGGCGAGTATTATTGATATTGGTGGCGAATCTACTCGCCCTAATGCTCCTCTTGTTACCACTGAAGAAGAATTGCATCGTGTAATTCCTGTAGTTGAGGCGGTGAGAAAACGTTTTGACTGCTTAATTTCAGTGGATACTTCTAAGGCGGAAGTGATGAATGAGGCCGCTAAAGCAGGAATGGACATTATTAATGATATTCGAGCCTTACAAGAACCGAATGCGTTAGACACCGCCGCTAAACTGGCTCTGCCCGTCTGCTTAATGCACATGCAAGGACAACCTCAAACTATGCAACATAATCCAGAATATGATGATGTAGTAGAAGAAGTCGCAGAATTTTTGAATCAACGTATTTTCGCTTGTTTAACCGCAGGGATTCCGAAAGAGTACATTATTTTGGATATGGGCTTTGGTTTTGGTAAAACCGTGCAACACAATTACCAATTACTCAAACATCTCTCTATTTTTGTTGAATCAGGCTATCCTGTGCTAGCGGGGCTTTCTCGTAAATCAATGCTAGGTCACGTATTAAATAAACCCGTCGATCAGCGTGTGATTGGTAGCGTAACAGCAGCACTACTCGCCGTTCAAAATGGAGCGAGAATTGTGCGTGTCCACGATGTCGCAGAAACTGCCGATGCATTAAAAATCTGGCAAGCAATGCAAGATTGTGAATAA
- the tilS gene encoding tRNA lysidine(34) synthetase TilS: MNKNMQMIFQSQLSQYQANQREFLIGLSGGIDSVALLHLFVQARQSLDLTLRAIHIHHGLSPNADSWVEFCQQLCQEWNVPLTVCRVKVSGKDGIEAEARKARYQAIQQNIFLNEVLATAHHLDDQAETFFLALKRGSGIKGLSAMQAVSFAHGFTLFRPLLACSKAEITQYAKSQKLSWIEDESNSNTDYDRNFLRQKILPLLNQRWQQFNQMVARASQHCAEQQSLIEELLEEELTRRIDAKRQKISIAGFEQFSIQKQQQLLRLWLEKSGIEMPSTAQLSQIIHQLISADHDKNPQVVLGEYILRRYQQAIFITHSLPDILDFCLSLEPMQKIQLPADLGEVKRTGSEIFYKISEESYHFSLPTSLHNQALTITLSAPSKVKVYGKAHREEMKKIWQQHQVPVWLRSRIPLVFFEEQLVLLLFL, translated from the coding sequence ATGAACAAAAATATGCAAATGATTTTTCAATCACAACTGAGTCAATACCAAGCGAATCAACGTGAATTTTTGATTGGTTTAAGTGGTGGGATTGATTCCGTGGCATTACTACATCTTTTTGTTCAAGCTCGCCAATCGCTCGACTTAACACTTCGTGCCATTCATATTCATCACGGACTTAGCCCTAATGCAGATAGTTGGGTCGAATTTTGCCAGCAACTTTGCCAAGAATGGAATGTGCCTTTAACGGTTTGTCGAGTAAAGGTGTCAGGCAAAGATGGAATTGAGGCAGAGGCTCGTAAAGCTCGCTATCAAGCCATTCAGCAAAATATCTTCCTAAATGAAGTGTTAGCGACTGCTCACCATCTAGATGATCAAGCAGAAACCTTTTTCCTCGCTCTCAAACGAGGTAGTGGTATCAAAGGATTAAGCGCTATGCAAGCGGTCAGTTTTGCTCACGGATTTACACTTTTTCGTCCCTTGCTTGCTTGTTCAAAAGCAGAGATTACGCAATATGCGAAGAGCCAAAAGTTATCGTGGATAGAGGACGAAAGTAATAGCAATACGGATTATGATCGCAATTTCCTCCGCCAAAAAATCCTACCGTTACTCAACCAACGTTGGCAACAATTTAATCAAATGGTTGCACGGGCAAGTCAACATTGTGCAGAACAACAGAGCTTGATTGAAGAACTACTAGAGGAAGAACTTACTCGCCGAATTGATGCGAAACGGCAAAAAATATCCATAGCAGGTTTTGAACAGTTTTCTATCCAAAAACAGCAACAATTATTACGTTTATGGTTAGAAAAATCAGGTATTGAAATGCCAAGCACAGCGCAACTTTCGCAAATTATCCACCAATTAATTTCCGCCGATCATGATAAAAATCCGCAAGTGGTGTTAGGCGAGTATATTTTACGTCGCTATCAACAGGCTATTTTTATCACACACTCTTTGCCTGATATTCTGGATTTTTGTCTATCTCTCGAACCAATGCAAAAGATTCAGCTACCAGCTGATTTAGGCGAGGTTAAACGCACTGGAAGTGAAATTTTTTACAAAATAAGTGAAGAATCTTACCACTTCTCTTTACCTACCTCGTTACATAACCAAGCTTTAACTATTACGCTATCTGCCCCGAGCAAAGTGAAAGTCTATGGCAAAGCCCATCGAGAAGAAATGAAGAAAATTTGGCAACAGCACCAAGTTCCCGTTTGGTTACGTTCTCGTATACCGCTTGTCTTTTTTGAAGAGCAGTTAGTGTTACTTCTTTTTCTTTAA
- a CDS encoding methionine/alanine import family NSS transporter small subunit codes for MSGSAIIMMSASLIIIWGGLLIAVARLPKE; via the coding sequence ATGAGTGGTAGCGCAATTATTATGATGTCAGCATCATTGATCATCATCTGGGGGGGGTTATTGATTGCAGTAGCTCGCTTACCAAAAGAATAA